The following proteins are encoded in a genomic region of Sorangiineae bacterium MSr12523:
- the budA gene encoding acetolactate decarboxylase: protein MSLRFRVLGAVGFVLSSCLFACSSSPSSSYAAPPGESEKVESTESMVTAATIENGESSRESRHRHHHSPTLVQFGTLDQLNRAVLDGPATAKDVARNGDFGLGTYNALDGEMMVLDGVVYRFTSDGVLRVAHRNDLVPFAAVTDFRPDSHYVVQSPLANYEALRTFVTNAVPDQNRMYALKVHGSFATIKTRAPRRQSIPYPTLAEAVKTQVEFTNTNVRGTMVGFRLPTYLGTANATGYHFHFVSDNHRVGGHVLEVSVDWATVEVEALDRLEMTAPIPEED from the coding sequence ATGTCGTTGCGTTTCCGTGTATTGGGCGCCGTTGGATTCGTTCTTTCATCGTGCCTTTTTGCATGTTCGTCCTCGCCTTCTTCTTCTTATGCAGCGCCGCCCGGCGAATCCGAAAAGGTCGAAAGCACGGAGAGCATGGTCACTGCAGCGACCATCGAGAATGGAGAAAGCTCGCGTGAGTCGCGGCATCGACACCACCATTCCCCGACGTTGGTTCAATTCGGAACACTCGATCAACTGAATCGCGCGGTTCTCGACGGTCCCGCAACGGCGAAGGACGTAGCACGCAACGGCGATTTTGGCCTCGGCACGTACAACGCACTCGATGGCGAGATGATGGTGCTCGACGGCGTCGTTTATCGATTTACCTCCGACGGTGTTCTGCGCGTCGCCCACCGGAACGATCTCGTGCCCTTTGCGGCCGTCACCGACTTTCGACCCGACTCGCATTACGTCGTCCAGTCCCCACTGGCGAATTACGAAGCATTGCGGACATTCGTGACCAATGCGGTTCCCGACCAGAACCGTATGTACGCCCTCAAGGTGCACGGCTCATTTGCAACCATCAAGACGCGGGCGCCGCGTCGACAATCGATTCCCTATCCGACGCTCGCCGAGGCGGTGAAGACGCAGGTGGAATTCACGAATACCAACGTCCGCGGGACCATGGTCGGCTTCCGGCTGCCCACCTACCTCGGCACCGCGAACGCTACCGGTTACCATTTTCACTTCGTGTCGGATAACCACCGCGTTGGCGGCCACGTTCTCGAGGTGTCGGTCGATTGGGCGACCGTGGAAGTCGAGGCGCTCGATCGCCTCGAAATGACCGCGCCGATTCCCGAGGAAGACTGA
- a CDS encoding PEGA domain-containing protein gives MRLIHVAAFSALSLVSVSAFAQAPGTPASSPGAGDKDAARRHYDHCLELFNTEAYDSALAECEKANQLAPSYKILYNIGLIHRELNDFAQALKAFERYLSEGGTDIADPRRAEVEKYVSQLKGLVANLDVRVNVPGADVSVDDVPVGKAPVGRIRVNPGHRKVTATREGYAPVTKVVNIAVGENGDVELSLTNLGASAPKGALAPTPVEPTEPNPWVTRAWVGWGVTGALAIAAGITGFVALDKSNKLSDARNAPDPDPSKMDSQSKDVKTFSIASDVLLGATIVGAGVSTWLTVKAVTWKGEGAANKEAPSVSLGVTPFGVVTQGKF, from the coding sequence GTGCGCCTTATCCACGTTGCTGCCTTCTCGGCCCTCTCCCTCGTCAGTGTTTCGGCTTTCGCGCAGGCCCCTGGGACACCAGCATCGAGTCCAGGGGCCGGCGACAAAGACGCCGCCCGCCGGCACTACGATCACTGCCTCGAGCTGTTCAACACCGAGGCGTACGACTCGGCGCTGGCGGAGTGCGAGAAGGCCAACCAGCTCGCCCCCAGCTACAAGATTCTCTACAACATCGGCCTGATCCACCGCGAGTTGAACGACTTCGCGCAGGCGCTGAAAGCCTTCGAACGTTACCTCTCCGAAGGCGGCACCGACATCGCCGACCCGCGCCGCGCGGAGGTCGAGAAGTACGTGTCCCAGCTCAAAGGGCTGGTCGCCAACCTCGATGTCCGCGTGAACGTGCCCGGCGCCGACGTTTCGGTCGACGACGTCCCCGTGGGGAAGGCACCGGTCGGCCGCATCCGCGTCAATCCGGGCCATCGCAAGGTCACCGCCACGCGCGAGGGCTACGCGCCCGTGACCAAGGTCGTGAACATCGCGGTTGGCGAGAATGGCGACGTCGAGCTCAGTTTGACCAACCTCGGGGCGTCCGCGCCCAAGGGCGCACTTGCCCCAACGCCGGTCGAGCCCACCGAGCCGAATCCGTGGGTCACCCGCGCATGGGTCGGATGGGGCGTGACCGGAGCACTGGCCATCGCGGCAGGCATCACCGGCTTCGTGGCGCTCGACAAATCGAACAAGCTGTCCGACGCCCGCAACGCGCCGGATCCCGATCCGAGCAAGATGGATTCCCAGAGCAAGGACGTGAAGACGTTCTCGATCGCGTCCGACGTTCTGCTCGGCGCCACGATCGTCGGCGCCGGCGTCTCCACCTGGCTCACCGTCAAAGCCGTCACATGGAAGGGCGAGGGCGCTGCCAACAAGGAAGCGCCCTCGGTCAGCCTCGGCGTGACGCCCTTTGGGGTCGTCACGCAGGGCAAGTTCTAG